Proteins encoded within one genomic window of Thalassophryne amazonica chromosome 23, fThaAma1.1, whole genome shotgun sequence:
- the cdca9 gene encoding borealin-2: protein MSRRRAKTSANAPTKEQVCFEKRQSGLSLFIKQFEKEARQRMNELEAKTDDMLATVDKVFKIELMKKPSSLLNTLIGDLIKEEGISSSEVSILATKQEFPEMKRSLTRTLSKKVKENDAASTQPALRSSTRTTKGVAGSKRARTLVASSSAGNLGGTSVTVKRTQSRLAKPTEENKAKLRSVVSAGDLHCSMAGSCAHITVTTAQGQTLSFSDETKDKINLELLDDVAWCQIQRLTRLMEHLSRRNQCQQ, encoded by the exons ATGTCACGGAGGAGAGCAAAAACTTCAGCAAATGCCCCGACTAAGGAGCAGGTCTGCTTTGAAAAGCGACAAAGCGGATTGTCTCTTTTCATTAAGCAATTTGAGAAAGAAG CACGACAGCGCATGAACGAGCTCGAGGCTAAGACCGACGACATGCTAGCAACGGTGGATAAAGTTTTTAAAATAGAGCTGATGAAAAAGCCTTCTTCCCTTCTAAACACACTCATAGGGGATCTAATTAAAG AGGAGGGGATTTCCTCAAGTGAGGTCTCAATTCTGGCCACAAAA CAGGAGTTTCCAGAGATGAAACGGTCGCTGACAAGAACACTCAGCAAAAAAG TGAAAGAAAATGATGCTGCATCTACCCAACCAGCTCTGAGATCATCAACCAGGACAACAAAG GGAGTTGCAGGATCAAAAAGAGCGCGGACACTGGTCGCCAGTAGTAGTGCTGGGAATCTTGG GGGGACCTCAGTCACAGTCAAAAGGACCCAAAGTCGCCTGGCTAAGCCCACTGAGGAGAACAAGGCTAAACTAAG GTCTGTGGTCTCTGCCGGTGATCTGCACTGTTCCATGGCAGGATCCTGTGCACATATCACAGTCACCACGGCACAGGGACAG acTTTATCTTTCTCCGACGAGACGAAGGACAAGATTAATTTGGAGTTGCTGGATGATGTGGCCTGGTGTCAGATTCAACGGCTGACG AGGTTAATGGAACATCTTTCAAGACGAAATCAGTGCCAGCAGTGA
- the plaa gene encoding phospholipase A-2-activating protein, giving the protein MASCSSYKLRCSIPGHEMDVRGLTAAVFPEGAFVSVSRDRTGRVWVPNTSLGTDFTEMHCMSGHSNFVSCVCIIGPSETYPRGLIATGGNDNNICIFSLDQPQPLFILRGHKNTVCSLSSGKFGTLLSGSWDTTAKVWLKDKCMMTLQGHSAAVWAVVILPEQGLMLSGSADKTIKLWKAGRCEKTFTGHEDCVRGLAVISRTEFFSCSNDTSIRRWMLTGECVQVYHSHTSYIYSIAVFPNSRDFISTGEDRTLRIWRNGECSQTIRLPSQSVWCCCILQNGDIAVGASDGIIRVFTEAEDRTANAEDIQAFEDELSKATIDPKTGDLGDIKIEDLPGREHLNEPGNRDGQTRMIKNGQNVEAYQWSVSDDRWVKIGDVVSGSNQQTSKNVMFEGKEYDYVFTIDVNEGGPSMKLPYNVSDDPWLTAHNFLQKNDLSPMFLDQVANFIIENSKGHVLGPAQRTSIDPFTGSARYIPGSSDNGPGSAEDPFTGSGRYIPGSGLKPATSVGVADPFTGGGAYSSAAIKKTNIYFPKTDGVTFEQASASQIIAKLKELNGGAPQEHKLSEDIVDCLEKLLLCVCGSQNSEHPPTIQQIALLWKASHWPEDIVFPVLDIMRLSVRHPQVNESLCGEAEGVQLCNHLLNLMRPDGRPANQMLALRTLCNCFSGRHGRALLMGQRDKVLSRAAELASVCNKNIHVALATLVLNYAGCLHIQPDLEAKAQCLSVASRALECVQDKEAVFRLLVALGTTVASDQMAQDLARSLGVNAQISKYSTMSEPLKVGECCQLLLEQLQ; this is encoded by the exons ATGGCATCATGTAGCTCGTATAAACTCAGGTGCTCCATTCCGGGCCACGAAATGGACGTTAGAGGTCTGACAGCTGCTGTTTTCCCAGAGGGAGCCTTTGTATCTGTGTCTAGAGACCGAACAGGAAGAGTCTGGGTCCCGAACACAAG CCTAGGTACAGACTTCACAGAGATGCATTGTATGTCTGGACACTCCAATTTCGTATCCTGTGTGTGCATCATTGGGCCCAGCGAAACATACCCACGGGGACTTATTGCCACGGGtggaaatgacaataatatttgCATTTTCTCGCTTGACCAACCACAGCCACTGTTCattctcagaggtcacaaaaatacag TTTGCAGTCTGTCCTCTGGGAAGTTTGGCACACTTTTGAGCGGATCATGGGACACGACAGCCAAAGTGTGGCTCAAAGACAAATGCATGATGACCTTGCAG GGCCACTCTGCAGCAGTATGGGCTGTCGTAATCTTACCCGAACAAGGTCTAATGCTGTCTGGATCGGCAGATAAGACAATAAAGCTTTGGAAAGCCGGGCGATGTGAGAAGACTTTTACAG GTCACGAGGACTGTGTCCGAGGGTTAGCAGTAATCAGCAGAACTGAGTTCTTCTCTTGCAGCAATGACACTAGTATAAGAAGGTGGATGCTGACGGGTGAATGTGTCCAAGTCTATCACAGCCACACCAGTTACATATACAGCATAGCCGTCTTCCCGAACAGCCGAG ATTTCATAAGCACTGGAGAGGACCGGACACTGAGGATATGGAGAAACGGTGAATGTTCTCAGACCATCCGCCTGCCTTCTCAGTCTGTGTGGTGCTGCTGTATTCTGCAGAATGGGGACATAGCTGTTGGTGCAag TGATGGTATCATCCGTGTGTTTACTGAAGCCGAGGACCGCACGGCCAATGCAGAAGACATACAGGCTTTTGAGGACGAGCTCTCCAAAGCCACGATCGATCCCAAGACTGGCGACCTCGGAGACATCAAAATCGAAGACCTGCCTGGAAGAGAACACCTTAACGAGCCTG GAAATCGTGATGGACAGACACGTATGATTAAAAATGGGCAGAATGTGGAAGCGTACCAATGGAGTGTCAGCGACGACCGGTGGGTGAAAATAGGTGACGTTGTTAGCGGCTCAAACCAACAGACATCCAAAAATGTGATGTTTGAAGGCAAG GAGTATGACTACGTCTTCACCATCGACGTGAATGAGGGAGGGCCGTCCATGAAGCTGCCTTACAATGTGTCCGACGACCCCTGGTTGACAGCGCACAACTTCCTGCAGAAGAACGACCTCAGTCCGATGTTCCTCGACCAGGTGGCCAATTTTATCATTGAGAACAGTAAAGGCCATGTGTTGGGACCCGCCCAGCGGACCAGCATTGATCCATTCACTG GGTCGGCTCGGTACATCCCTGGGTCCTCCGATAATGGCCCAGGCTCTGCAGAGGATCCCTTCACGG GTTCAGGTCGCTACATCCCTGGATCAGGTTTGAAGCCAGCAACTTCTGTAGGTGTGGCGGATCCATTTACAG GTGGAGGTGCCTACTCTTCAGCAGCCATCAAGAAGACAAACATTTACTTCCCAAAGACTGACGGTGTGACATTTGAACAAGCCAGTGCTTCACAGATCATCG CCAAGCTGAAGGAGTTGAATGGAGGAGCTCCACAGGAGCACAAGCTCTCTGAGGACATCGTGGATTGCCTGgagaagctgcttttgtgtgtctgtgggtccCAAAACTCAGAGCATCCGCCAACTATCCAACAGATCGCTCTCCTGTGGAAAGCGTCTCACTGGCCTGAAG ATATTGTTTTTCCTGTACTGGACATCATGAGGCTGTCAGTGCGCCATCCGCAGGTTAATGAGAGCCTGTGCGGGGAGGCGGAGGGAGTCCAGCTGTGCAACCACCTGCTGAACCTGATGAGGCCCGACGGACGCCCCGCTAACCAAATGCTGGCGCTGCGGACTCTGTGTAACTGCTTCAGCGGCAGGCACGGCCGCGCCCTCCTCATGGGCCAGCGAGACAAGGTGCTGTCACGTGCTGCTGAATTGGCCTCTGTCTGCAACAAGAACATCCATGTCGCCCTGGCCACGCTGGTGCTGAACTACGCCGGCTGCCTGCACATCCAGCCCGACCTGGAGGCCAAGGCGCAGTGCCTGTCCGTGGCCAGCAGGGCTCTGGAGTGTGTGCAGGACAAGGAGGCTGTGTTCAGGCTCTTGGTGGCTCTGGGCACCACCGTGGCATCAGATCAGATGGCTCAGGACTTGGCTCGCTCCCTCGGAGTCAACGCCCAGATATCAAAATACTCCACCATGTCTGAACCGCTGAAGGTGGGCGAGTGTTGCCAGCTACTTTTAGAACAACTACAATGA
- the plin2 gene encoding perilipin-2 yields MAAVEIVSQNVVERVTSLPLVSSTYGLVSSVYSNTKDTYPYIRCVCEAAEHGVRAITSVAFTTASPIIEKLEPQITIANDLACKGLDKLERKLPILHQPSEQIVSSAKDAVTSAKDSVTVTVSNAKDTVSDTLNSVVAKTRGVVQDGMERTKATVGGSVSTVLESRVARLVSSGMDTALSTSENLVEQYLPLSEEELELEAKTVKGFDEKAPSYYVRLGSLSTKLRKRAYSSTVAKIRDGKQRSRELISQLNNAVDLIEYGRRNIDGANQMVNNKLNSLVGWKSSSPNQTDHEAEVIESRTLALARSLTQQLQTTCFVLASGLQGLPSHIQQEARSLSHSASQVYTSFRQTNGLGELPGSVLTSSRVQLGRMISTLDHIMDYLVNNTPLNWLVGPFYPRMNSMPNQHRDLATSSTVTPKSRDPNPQKQPEEVEMESLNTQL; encoded by the exons ATGGCAGCAGTTGAAATCGTCTCACAG AATGTGGTGGAGAGAGTGACCAGCCTCCCTCTGGTGAGCTCAACCTACGGTTTGGTGTCCAGTGTGTATTCCAACACAAAGGACACCTACCCTTACATccggtgtgtgtgtgaggccgccGAACACGGCGTACGGGCCATCACCTCCGTCGCCTTCACCACTGCGTCCCCCATCATCGAAAAGCTGGAACCTCAAA TCACCATTGCTAATGATCTAGCCTGTAAAGGTCTGGACAAACTTGAGAGAAAACTACCAATTCTTCACCAACCTTCTGAGCAG ATTGTTTCCAGTGCCAAGGATGCAGTAACTAGCGCTAAAGATTCTGTGACTGTCACTGTGTCCAACGCCAAGGATACGGTCTCAGATACCCTGAACAGTGTTGTGGCAAAGACTAGGGGAGTGGTGCAGGATGGGATGGAGAGGACCAAAGCTACAGTTGGTGGGAGTGTCAGCACGGTGTTGGAAAGCCGTGTGGCTCGACTGGTCAGCAGTGGCATGGACACAGCCCTGAGTACCTCTGAGAACCTGGTGGAACAGTATCTCCCGTTAAGCGAAGAAGAGCTGG AGCTGGAAGCCAAAACTGTGAAAGGCTTCGACGAGAAAGCGCCAAGCTATTATGTCCGTCTGGGCTCCCTCTCCACCAAACTCCGAAAAAGGGCGTATAGTAGCACTGTGGCAAAAATCCGTGATGGGAAGCAACGTAGCCGAGAATTAATTTCTCAGCTCAACAACGCTGTTGATTTG ATTGAATACGGCAGGAGGAACATTGACGGGGCTAACCAGATGGTCAACAACAAGTTGAACTCTTTAGTGGGGTGGAAGTCCAGTAGCCCAAACCAGACTGATCATGAGGCGGAG GTAATAGAGTCTCGTACTTTGGCTCTGGCACGCTCCCTAACCCAGCAGCTCCAGACAACGTGTTTTGTTTTGGCGTCTGGCCTCCAGGGTCTTCCCAGTCACATCCAGCAGGAGGCGCGCTCCCTGAGCCACTCTGCCTCACAGGTCTACACTAGCTTCCGTCAGACTAACGGCCTCGGGGAGTTACCAGGCAGTGTGCTGACCAGCAGCAGAGTCCAGCTTGGAAGAATGATCAGTACCCTGGACCACATCATGGATTACCTGGTCAACAATACGCCGCTCAACTGGCTGGTGGGTCCTTTCTACCCGCGGATGAACTCCATGCCAAATCAACACAGAGACTTAGCTACCAGCAGTACCGTGACCCCAAAGTCCCGTGATCCCAACCCCCAGAAACAGCCAGAGGAAGTTGAGATGGAGTCCCTGAATACTCAACTGTGA